AGCCTGCGCTTGCATGCGATACTGCGGCTGAGCTTTCGCGGGCTGAAGCTCGCGCGTGGGCCGGGCACGGGTCGTGGCTCACCGTGGCCCTCGTCGTGGTCGGCCTCGCGGGCTTTATGCTCTCTCTTGCGGCAGATCCTAAGCGCGAGGCGAGGGTCTCGCGCAAGCTACGAGCCGTCGGCGTAGTGGGGGTCGGTGCGGGCGTGGTCCTGGGCGCGGTCGCGATACCCGATCTCCTTTGGCGGGCTGAACTTCCAGAACAGGAGAATGTCCCGGCTATAGCTGGCGCAATCGCGGCGGCGCGAACCGACTGCTACGGCGAAGGTAACGTCGCGGCCTTGGATGCTGCGATTGAGCAGTATCCGGGCTTCGGCCGCGCCTACCAGATGCGCGCTCTGACGAATTATTGCATGGGACAGTCCGGCGATTGGTGGCAGCTGTCCTCCGATGCAGACCCTGCGGCTGTGAAGTCGGCGATCAAGGACTTCGAGGAGGCGCGCCGCCGAGGTGCGACGGGCGCTCGCCTCGACATCGATGCTGGGTGGGTGCTCATCCTGGACGGGATCCAGCGCGACGACGAATCGGCAGTCCGCCACGGCCTCCAACTGACGGACGATGCAATCGCCGCGCTGGAGCGGGCATACCCGTCAACGGGGACGGCGGTTGCACCTGGAACACTCCTTCATACCGGCCGCTTCAATAAGGCTTTGGCATTCGCGGCTCTCGGCGAGCAGGAACAAGCTCTCACGGCGTACGAGCAAGCCGCAAAGTGCTTGGCGCCGGAAGCGGAGTGCGCGGGTGGCGGCTTGCTCAGCCAGGCGCTCATCGACGAAACTGTGCTCTGGGCACTCGCAGATTTAGAGCTTCTCGGCGAGCCGACGCCCAATGGCAACCACGAACTGGATCGGTACCGGCTCGCACTGGTGGACGACCCGCCTGGTCGACCGGGTGACCGTCCCCTCACGGGCGCGACGCTAAGCATCTTCCCACAGTCTGTGCAGGTGATTTCGGAGCTCCGGCCTTCGCGCGCAACCGTGATCTGGTACTCCCGGTCAACCAAAAAGGACAAGTGGCAGCTGCTGCAAGTGCCAAGTCATGCCACCATGCACCCCGGAGGAATTTTGGAGGATCGACCGGTCCCGCTCGGGGAGTGCGCGGGAGCGGCGTTCTACCGCGCCGATGTTTACACTGCTGGCGCGCGCCATCCTGTGACGGTGGAGGGTGGTGAAGCGGTTGCGCCGCCGTTGGGTGCTATCCGCGTCTCTACGAGCCGGCTCGCACTTAGCGCGATCGTGCCGATGAACTGGACGCCGGAACCAGACCCAGCAAAAATCCGCTGGTGCGGTGGAGACCGTCCGTTGGTCGACGCGCTTCCGACAGGGTTTCTGCGCGACGACGGACTCGATTGGCACGTGGGGCCAGACGATCGCTCAGGGCTCACCGTTCGCCGCATTGAAGGTGTTGTGCCAGATGAAGACATGGATCGGTATCTTCAGCGGACGCTCGAAGCATGGGCAAGCGAGGCGCGAGGAGTGGATGCTTCGGCGCTTCTGCCCTTGGCCGAGGGGTGGTTTCTCGGGACCAGCTACAACCTGGTCGCGGACGTCGTGGACCGCCACCTGCGGGTGGCGGTTGCCTACGAGCCGTACGCATGGGAGGCGCCCGAGTACGGCGGGACCACGTTCCTTGTAGCTTTGGACGACCGAGGCGCCGGCGATAGTTCCAACCCCGTGAATTCCAACCCCGTGAACCTCGAATGGGTCTCCGAGATTGAGTTGGAGGTGCCGCAGCAGGCGTTCCCAAAGGCCATCGCCGCCGGAGACGGTTTCACGTTCGAGATATCTGCAGCCTGGTCCGTCGAAGGCGAACCGGGCGTGGACGACGATTGGGTGTTCAAGGCGACCCCACCACGCACGAATACGCCACTGTACGTTTTCAAGTTGACTGATCAATCAGACGTGCGAGTGGCGGTTGATCAACGGGTCGAGGATCTCACAAGAGGAAACACAGGCGCGACTGGCGTCCAGGTAGAAAGCCGCAAAGAGGTGTCGGTCTTGGGGGCGGACGATGCGGAATTGATCGAGTACTCACTAGACCGCGATGACACGGGACGGTGGTGGACATGGGAGCTTTTCGCCTCAAACGGCAAGAACATCACTATCCTTCACTTGACTACGTTTGAAGAGGACGTCTGGGCAGTGCAGTCGATCATCGAGGAAATGCTTGAATCGTTTGAGCTGACAGAGTGACACGCGTCGTGCCCCGAGGGAATACCTAAGCGCTGACTACGAACGCGAGCTCTCCCGCGCCCAAGGCTCATGCGACTCAAATCAACGATAGCTGTCAGCCGATTGACGACATCGAATGGCATAGCGTCAGCGAGGGGCGCAAGCGCAGAATACGGTGCCTATGTGCCTCCGGAACGGTAGAGGTTCTTGGAAACAGCCACCATAGAATTCCTGATGAGAGGCCATTTTCTTTCTGAAGGAGAATGGCCTTCCAACGACTATTCCGCGGCCACGCGCGGCCTAAGATCGGTAAATGAACCTCTCCCACGCAACCGTCGTCGGTCGCTTCCGCTCCGGCTACCAGCGCAACAACCGACCCATATCGCTTACCGAGTGGCGCGTGACCACCGCCGACCCTGGAGTCGCCAGCGCCATTCGCGACCTCCTCGGCGGCGATGCTCCGCAGGAATGGGAGGCGAAGGGCGAGGACAACCTCGAAGTCTTCACTGCTTCGAAGTCAGTTGACATCACCCTCGATGACCCGGGCGCCCTGCAACAGAAGATGATTCTGTGGGGCCGCAACGGCAAGCCTGACAACGCCGGGAGGGACGGCGGCGCCGCGGAACTCAACCTCGCTCTAAGCGTTCACGAGCGCAGGCAGCGCGGATGCGACGAAGTCGGCGCGGAGCCAGATATCGACATACTTTTTCGACTGAAAGTCGCGCCAGACTTAGGCCTGTTTCACTTCAAGTCTGGCTCGTGGAGCTTGGCTTCTGACCTTGCACAGAATGGCACCGAACAGCAGCTCGCTGACATTGACGGCAGGATATCGGCGACGCTAAGCCTCGAAGAGGTCAGTTTCACCGCAAAGAACGGGCCGCGCGCTGGTCAGGTCGCAAATCACTCGAAGCCCGTGCTTCAGATCGAAGCGTTCGAAAGAGCTCGCCGCTAGATCGCCAGCCAACGACGACTGACGAGCGAAGAGAATCGCCGATGCATCGCCAACATGCGCGGCAGCATGAAGAACGCTCTCACCACTCACGATCGAGCATTACCTGAGTGCGGCGCCAAAGGGCCGAGCGGCGATCTCAGTGCCTTTCAAGCGGTTTCCCATTAGCCGAATGAAATCGAGCGGATCGTTGCTCTGGCGCTGAAGACGCGCCGCGGCACCCTTACGGGGGCTCGACTCGTTGAAGCATTCTCGGATAGGTTGCAGCGACCGTATGGAAGGGACAAATGCTCGAAACTTCGAACTTGCCACCCGCTGATGAGTCGGCCGCGCAGCCGTCCGGATCCGCACCAGCGCGCCGCAAGTCGTGGAAGCTCACTCGAACAACTGTTGCCCTCGTCGTCGCCGTGGTTGTCGCTGTCACCGGATGGGGTGCGTTCGCTGCAACGATGAGCAATCTAAACCGGGATCTCACAGCGGCGCTCGCGGATAACGATGAACTTGGCGAGGAGCTCGACGAAGTGTCCGGGGACCTCGACAAGGTGATCGATGAGCGGGACGGTTTGAAAGCCCGCGCTGACGAGATCGCGAAACGAGAAGGCGAGGTCGCCATCTTGGAAGCGAGCGTGAAAGCCCGCGAGGATGTGATCACCGCAAAGGAAACCGCGGTAGCTGCGACGACCCTTATGGATGGCCGTGTATACACGGTCGGCCTCTCCATGGAACCAGGACAGTATCGAGCAGAGTCGACCAGCGGCCGCTGCTATTGGAAGATCACCCGGTCCGGAACGAACTACTCCGACATCGTCGACAACGACCTCGGAACCCTCGGTTTGCTCACTGTAACTGTCGGCGCAGGACAGGATTTTCAGAGTCACGACTGCGGCGACTGGATAAAGGTCGGTTAGGCCGACAGCTCCGCTTTTTACAGGGAACGAAGCTCAATCTGGGAGAGGACTCTGCGATGGCCGATGGTAGTGTCCAGGTCGAAGAGCTTAAGACGCTTATGCGTGAATTTGTTGCCGAGCTCGACACTTCGACCATGCCGTACATCGACGAAGGCCTACGGGGAACTGTTCCGCTCGCGCAACAGTCCGATGCCGACAGGAATGCGGGGAAGCTGGGCTTCGCGATTGGATCTCGGTTCGGGGGTGAGCCCTTGGCGGCCTTCGATGCCCCCAGGGCGACAGAGCTCCGACTGGAGGGTACAGCCCTCAAACGCAGCGGCGAGTACCTGGTATCTGCCGAGAAGACCGTTGAGTCCTTTCGGCTCGACGGCAACTACAACCTCGTCAACCTCAGGAATCTCTGGAAGACAGCGCTCTGTGGCGGTGACGCGAGAGGCGCTCTCGACCTGATCCAAAAGGCCATCTCGACCTACGAGAGCTACAACACAGCGCGGCGATACGAGCAGCTTCCGTACCCGCCGAATGACGACTTGGCCGACGTGCTCGAGGCGTTGCGAACGGAAGAGTCGTGCAAATCCCGACTTCGAGAGTTCTCGGGGAATCCCGAGTACGTGCTTCCCAGACCGTACCGGGAAATCATGGCTGACCTTTACAGCGATGGTTCCCAGAGAGCAACCACTGCAGCGCCGGCCGCGACGCAGAAGTCGACGGGCGGCTGTTACATCGCAACCGCAGTCTACGGAAGCTACGATGCACCGGAGGTCATGGTGCTTCGCAAGTTCCGAGACGAGCGCCTACAGCGCTCGGCACCGGGTCGAGGCGTCATCGCCGCCTACTACGCGGTAAGCCCAGCCCTTGCATGGCGTCTTCCAAAGCACCGGAGGCTGAGCTCCCAGATTCGGCGCGTGCATGATTCCGTGGTTGACCGCCTTCGGTCTGGGTCCCAGCTCCACTGACCGCCGCAACGGTAGTCACGCGGCTCGATCGCTTACCCACAGATGTCGGATGGCTCCGCCAGGATGGACACGAGTTGTTCAGCGAGAGACAGGGGATTGGCGATGCCGGAGTCGGTCAGTGAGTGGGTGCCGGTCCTTCAACTACTCCTGAACGCGGGCGCACTGATAGGTGGGGCTGTCATCTGGAAGCTTTACGTGGACAACCTAAAGGCGGCAAGTGAGCTCAAGGACGCGACAATTCAGAGCGTCGAAAAGAGCCGAGACCACTGGCGAGAGAAGGCCGAGGACCTCGAGAAGCGCAGTCCCGAGGTCGTTGAGAAGAGCCTGGCTGAACGTATCCAGATCAGGGACGGCGAGATCAACCGACTCAAAGAAGACAAGGAGTTCGACAAGATCGCGCTTCGCACGCTGGAAATCGACAAGGCCCAGCTGGAGCAAGACCTGTTCCGAACCCAGGGATTTCGCGCAATGCTCGCTTTCGAAGACGGGTACTACGACGAGCCGCGTAACGAGGTTGAGCCAGCACTTCCGCCAGAGGAAGTGCCGAAGAGCATTGAGGTTGTGTACATCGGTGAAGTCGGTGTGGACAGCGGCCAGCTCATGGTGACCGACCCTTGCTACATCGATCAGGAATGGCAGCGGGAGCAGTTCGCGCTGGTTCGCGATACGGAGCTGGCCGACGATGCGGTCTATAACTATTCGTACAACGGCGCATGCAACGCAACGCTCAACGGCGGAGGTCACGGTCAACTGGCCTATGCGATGGGTCACGCAGGGGCCGGTGTAGCCTTCCAGACTGCGTGGGGCGACGGTGGGTATCCGGTGTATGCCGAGAAGCATGACGGTCGGATCGTGCGGGTGTACGTCAACGTCGGCTGAGGTCCGTCAGCTAAGCGTGCGTCTCCACGTCCGACGCTCGGTAGTGTCCGGGAGCCCCCGGAGACCATGATGCGTGATGCACGAAGACTGAAGCGACCGATCTCGTGTTCGCCCGATTCAAGCGCAGCAAGAACTCTTCGACCCTTGTACGTGCGGGCGGATACCTCGCGCAGACCCTTCAGTGTGAAGCGCAATCTGCAGGCGGCAGTCACCGGGCTTAGGCCCGTCCCGATCAAACGGCCAAGACATTGATATGTCGGTCTACGCGACTTTGCTCGACGCGCAGGTCGAGGTCGAAAAGTACTAGGCACGCTGACCGAACTTCGAGGCGCCTTCAAGCAGCGCGGGACGTTTGTGACCGCCTGAAGACACGACCGCGAGAGCGGGGATCAGCCAGACCCCTGGCGATAGGTTTATCGAAGTTCTATTCACAAAAGGGGATCGCATGGCTTTCGAAACTCCCGCTCACCTCGCCCGGTGTTTCCCACTCAGATCCGTGCGCAGGTGGCTGCGCCAGACCCGGAATCGCTTTTTGGAGAACTTCCGCGCCGACGCGATGGCGTGGGTGCCCTCTGGTCGCACCAGGTGGATCAACTCCGTACGTACAGTGCGGAACACGTCGAAAGTCCTGATGTCGCGCTTGAGCTACCCACCGGCTCCGGGAAGACGCTCGTGGGTCTTCTAATTGCTGAGTGGCGTCGGCGAAGTCGTCGCGAGCGAGTTGTTTATGCCTGCCCGACGCGGCAACTCGCACTTCAGGTTGTGGATGCTGGGCTCCGGCAAGGAATCGAACTGCACGCACTCATCGACTCGCACCATGATTGGGAGGCGAGGCACGTCACCGCATACACCCGTAGCGAGGCGATTGCGGTCACTACCTACAGTCACATCTTTAATGTGAATTCGCATTTGGCGGACGCCAAGACCATCGTTTTCGACGACGCACATGCAGCTGAGGGATACGTAGCAGACGCGTGGGCACTGGAAGTCCCTCGGACCAGTTCTGTATACGGCGACTTGTTCGACGCGTTTGACGGCGCGATAGATCCGCACGTGCTAGGACGAATGACAGGCGAAGGTGCCGACACATCCAGTGCTCATGAAGTCCGCCTAATTCCGATCTCTGCGGTCGCGGACCGGCTAAATGCGGTCGATGCCGTTCTCGATGCTGGTCTGACGCGTAGAACCCCGGCTCGCTATCGCTTCTCTATGATCCGAGAGAGCTTGGGCTCGTGCTTGTTCTACGTATCGAGGGACAACTGGTACATCCGGCCGATGATTCCCCCCTCCTTCCAGCACCCGCCGTATGTTGACCCGGACCAGCGGGTGTATCTCTCCGCCACCCTCGGAGAGGCGGGCGAACTCGAACGCGCATTCGGACGTTCGCCCATCGCTAGGATCCCGTCACCGTCCGCGTGGGAACGAACCGGGAGCGGCCGCCGTTTCTTCGTCTTCCCGGATCTCGCGCAATTCGATCCCAGTAGCGACACGGTGGCTGTCGACCCTGCAGGCTCGGACGAACTCACTGGTCTCGCAGAACTCGTGCAGCCTTCACTCTCTCAAAGGCTGGCCGACTTGGCCGCGAAGCGTCTCATTCTGACCCAGCGAGGCGCTGCGGCGAAGGAGATTGCGGACGACCTTGCGGTGCCGCGCGTCGAACGGTTCCATGCATCCGATCTCACAGTCGAGGCCTTCAAACGGGCGGATCGTGGGACGCTACTCGCGGCGAATCGTTACGACGGGATGGACCTAGCCGACGACACCTGTCGGTTCATGATCATGGCTGATGTCCCAACGGCCTCACACCTTCAAGATCGTTTCTTGAGTTCGAAACTCCGAGCTGGAGACGTTCTGGCTGAACGCATTCGAACTCGCGTCGTACAGGGAGCCGGTCGATGCACACGAGGGCCGCAGGACTGGGCTGTAGTCGTCATCGAAGGGGAAGGGCTTCTCCGATATCTGTCAAACCCAGATCACACACAGTCCATGCCGGTCGAGCTTCAAGCCGAAATCGAGTTTGGTCTCGCGGCGAGTGGCGGTTCCTTCAGTAACGTCGTGGCGCTCACTCGAAGTGCCTTGGCGCAGGACGAGGACTGGCGGCAGCACGGTGAACCCGCACTGGCCGACGGCCGTGCCCGGGCCACGCGATCCCCTCAGCCATTGGCGGGCGACCTTGCGGGGAGCGCCCCTCGCGAGGTCGACGCTTGGAGGCTCGCTTGGTTGGGCGATTGGGAGGCGGCAGGTCGAGCAGCGGTGACAGTGCTCGAAGGACTTACCGCGCCAAAAGCGCGAGCGTATCGGGCGATGTGGGCCTACTTTGCAAGCGCATGGTTCACTAAGGCCGCAGCTGCGGGAAACGCGTCGGCGGCTACTCGCGCAGCAGATCTACTGGCAACCGCCCATCGTGCCTCCCCAGGCAGCGTTTGGCTGCGAGAGATCCAAACAATCGCAGCGAACGCAGTCGAAAACGAACCATGTGACGAAACTGCGATCGACAACATCCTGAGCCTCCGCACCGGAGCCTTTCGATCCGCGGCGACATTCTCTAGTCGTGCCCAGACTATGTTGGGCCAACTCGCCCAAGACCAAGCCTCACCGTATGAGTTGGGGCTTCTGGAACTTGGCCGGCTGCTGGGAGCCGAGTCGTTCAAGCCAACAGGGCAGGGCCAAGCTGATTCCGCGTGGATTTGGGAGGGCCTGTGGATCTCCGTCGAGGCGAAGAGCGAGCAGACGACGGATCGGCTCAGCATGGAGTACGTGCGTCAGGCGAACACTCATCTCGCCTCAATCACGCATGATCGGGGAGTCGAAGACCCGCCTACCGGTTCCGTCTCGGTGATCTCGGCGCACAGCCGGCTGATTGACCCGAACGCGGTGCCGATTGCCGCACCCCATCTGTACCTCACCACGACGGATGTCGTGCTCGACATCGCACACGACGCCCACCGTGCTTGGGTAGCAATTCGGGCGAGCGTGACGGGCGACGCGGACGAGGCCACCCGGGCAGAGATCGCCAAAATCCTGTGGGAGCATCACGTGCTTCCCTCACAAGTCAAAGAGCGGCTGACCCCAGAGCCGATTCGGGGGCTCTAGCGGGATGGCAAACGACGGGGTACCCCTGAAAGTCACCTTGGAGCCCGGCGAGTACCGAGTTGAATGGCAGCTGCCGAGCGCTTCGGGAGAGGTATCGACGTTCAGCGGAGACCTGGAACTGATTGCCGATCGACCACCCCGTGGCCATGTTTACGGCGATGTACCCGTGGAGTGGATGGGTGGTGCGGAAGGCGTCGCGAGCTTTCCCCAGACCTACGTGGTCCCGAAAGTTGCAGGCCGATTGCTAAATGGACAGGCGGTCGTGCTCGTTGACGCGAGTGTTGAAATTTGGTTTCCGGAACGGGCGACTATTCGTGCCCGTGCGGCGCTGGTTGGACGTGAATCACTAGCTGCTGACGAGCTCCTCGTGAAGCGCATCGAGGTGCAGATCGAGGGGCTCGATGCTGTCGCGGGGATAGGCCCGATCGGCAAGGTCAAGATACCGATGAAACGAGAGGAGGGTCAAAAGTACCTCGATTGGAGTTGGGAGGCTGTTGGTAATCCCGACAGCACGCAAGTCTGGTCGGATGCAGACGCAGAGCTCGAGTTGCAGTTCTACAGCTCGGTGACAGCTCCCGAAGCGTTCTTCTTTCGGGTGACCTTTAGTCCCATCGTCCACATCCGCCCGGCAGAGCCGCTTGAGTTTGACGATGCGTTTTCGTCGTGGATCGAGCCGCTGAGGCGGGTGATTTCCCTCGCGACGGGCCGAAAGGAAAAGATCACATACTTGGCTCTAAGCCTCGCTGATGGCGATACGGTGCGGCGGTTCGACGTCTTCGGAACTTCACTCCATCAGGCGCCATACTCCTCGCGAGGGAACGACATCCTTAAAGTGGAGCGCGCGTTCCTGCTCTCACCGGAGGACATGTCGCTCCTTGCACTTCTTCGCCACTGGCAGCAACTGCAGGACGAGCACCACCCGCTGCTCGAGACGTACGCGTCAATGATGTTCGCTCCCGAGCAGCATCCTCGATCCCGAGTGCTTCTGCTCATCCAGGCTTTGGAAGGAATGCATGGCCACGAGAATGCGGCGGCCTTCTCGCGACGCACAACCGTGCATAAAGAGAAGAGGGACGCGGCTCTGTCTGAGGCCGCGAGATTACTGAGCAAGGACGTAGTGAAGTTCCTGCGGGAGTGTCTCTCGCGCAGACCGGCCAGCAGTCTTCAGCAAGTCCTGGGCGAGACTCTGGCGGCCGTCCCCGTAGACGTCACTTCGCGACTAGACCGCTCCGACCTTGTCACCGAAGTCATGCGAGACCCTCGGAAACCCACAAACAGCTTCGACGCGCTTCGCCTCGTGCGGAATGACCTTGCCCACGGGTCGCGCGGATACGACACCGAGGCTCTGCACGATGTGGCAGATCTGCTCGACGGCGTCATTCGGGCTCATTTGCTACGGCTGCTCGGATGCTCGGAGGATGCTCAGCGTCGAACTCAAGAGCGCCGGATGTAGCGATCGGGGCACTCGACAGAACGTTCAGCTAGCTCGACGTGAGGGCGAGCCGGTCGAAGAATGCGCGGCTGCGTTCGATGGCCGAGTTGATGAGGCGGTCGAACGGTATCACCTTGATGTAGGCCCCGTCGGGCTCGTTGAAGCTGAAGTAGCCGAGGCCGTCGTGGGTCCCCGCGCAGGTTCGCGTAGTTGCAACACCACTCGAGTCTTGAAGTTGGCACAAATCAGCTGCGCATTGACCGATGATTGCCCTGTCATCACGAAGGGGTCTCTTGCTGGCAGGCGCTGCTAGATTGCAACCATGAGAATCCAACAGTTTGCGCCGATTGCGGTGCTGGCCTTTGTCTTGGCCGGCTGTTCCTCCCAGGGGCCAGAAGTGGCAGCGGACTCACCCGCTGACGATCCGACGGCCCTTGCGTGCACTGGCTTCTCAGAAGAAGTGCTGTCACTAAAAGCGGACGTTGGGCCATACGTCACCGACGAGCGCGAAGGCACGGGCGAGAAGATGAAGGCCTTCATCGAGAGACTGGACAGTCAAGCGCTCATCGCTGAGGACGATGAAGTGCGAGAGAGAATGTTCACCGTTGTGAAAGATTTCCCGATTGCTGGGGCGATCATGCGAGGGTATGGAACAGATTTCGAGCCATTCGTCGACCAGTACAACGCCGTAGCACGGGCATGTACCGCCGTGGGGGCGCCCATCGAAAACTACCCTGACGACCGCGGAAAGTGAGTGCGACCTCGGTCGCCCATCTAAGTCAATCGTTCCTGGCTGCTCTCGGAGACTGAAGGACACCCTGTCGATGCCGCGCGACGTGCCCCTGAAGGCGCAAAGGTTGGCACCGCCAGGTCATCGGCACAACTACCAGTGCAGACCGAGGTAGCGACAAACGTCTCACCTAGCATCGTCGTCTCCTGTGCAGGCCGTGAGACCCCGTGAAACTGTCGAACAACGGCACCTGCTCTGGTTTCGGCGACTTGCCGAGAATGGTCGAGCACACGAGGCTGCTGCTGATTGGTCATTCGTATATCGAGGATGGCTCTCTTGGGACCGCCCCGCTCGCGTGGCTAGGCTGCGCCTATGCGCTACACGACCAGTGACCTCCGGGCATACGGATTCGTCGGCTTCGTTCCGTTTCCGACATGGTCCAGGGCGGACATCATCACGCCGGGACAGTCCGACGTTGAAGGCGTATATGCAGTTGTTCGTGAGGCCGGGACCGTTCCAGAGTTCACTGACGACTTACGTCCGGCGCCTCGTCGGCGGTCGCGCACGGCCGCAGAAGCAGCAGATCGCTGGGTAGCTAACGTAGCGGTCCTCTACTTCGGGATGGCGCCGCTGCGACGAGCGTCGAAGCGCGGGACCCGAACGGGACTGGCGCAGCGCATCCACGAGTACCAGCGGCATGGGCTCCACGGCGGGTCAAACCATCACGGTGGGAAACTAATCTGGCAGACGGGTGATCCTGACGCTCTCCTCGTCGCCTGGAAGGTACTGCCAGAAGGAGAAAGCAGAGTTGTCGAGAGCGCCCTCATTGCAGGATTCCGGCAGCAGATGGGCAGGCCACCGTTCGCAAATACGGGGGCTCCCCAAAAGGGCATCGCACCGATATTCCTCTGAGCCGGAGGAAAGAGGAAAATCCGTATCGGTGTGGAGGAAAACGCGATCCGGTCCCAAGCAGCAGCCCCGCGGTTGCGGGCCTGTAGGAGTTCTTGGAACAGCCCACCAAAGGGCTGTTCTAATAACCGTTGAAAGAACAGCCCGAAATTGAAACGCTCCTGAGGATTCTCAGGAGCGTTTCTTCATTCTGGCTCGTCAATGACCAGGATTGTCGCCGAGTGGAGCGTGCCTAGTCGGTTTTGGCGGCTTTAACGACGAATGCGCCCGTTTTCGGGCGCGTTCGATTGTTCGGTACTCGGGGAGGTGCCCTCTCGGGCAGTGTGACCAGACGTTGGCTGGCTATGTTCGGAGCGGTGACGCTAGCTCTCCTCGTGCGATGAGGTCGAGAATTGGGTCCTTCGCCTTGGTGCCGGTGTAAGCGTTGTCCCAGATCCGGTCGCGGGCTCGCATGGATGGGGTGGTGAATACCCGCCCTGGCTCCTGCTCGGCGAGCATTTGGTCGTACAGGAATGCTGCGATCCGTCGGAGGTTGTAGTTGGTCACCATGATTGCGGCCAGTGCCTGCGCGGCGGCGAAGCCGCGGACGCGGTGCGGCCTGACGAGGCGACGTTTTCCTTGCCGTCGTCTTTGAACCCTTGATGCATGGATTCGATTGTCTGGCGGGCGTGGGTGTGAAAGTTCTCCCATTCAGGGCTCATGAAGGGGAATGCCTGCTTCTGTCGCAGGGTGTCTTCCTGGGTGAAGGACACAGACTGCTGTTTGCAGATGCGGTCGAGCACTTCGGGAAGATCGTCCTTATCTACATGCGGCCGCGCTTGGTCTGCGGCCTTCTTGGAGAGTTCGCGAAGTGGGCAGGTTACCGTCGGGCTGTCGCCCAGCGCCGGGCATCTCAGCGGCTGTCTGCCCTGGGCGTCTGGACGTTCTTTGGCGTGCAACTCGAAGG
The Diaminobutyricimonas sp. LJ205 genome window above contains:
- a CDS encoding CFI-box-CTERM domain-containing protein, with the translated sequence MADGSVQVEELKTLMREFVAELDTSTMPYIDEGLRGTVPLAQQSDADRNAGKLGFAIGSRFGGEPLAAFDAPRATELRLEGTALKRSGEYLVSAEKTVESFRLDGNYNLVNLRNLWKTALCGGDARGALDLIQKAISTYESYNTARRYEQLPYPPNDDLADVLEALRTEESCKSRLREFSGNPEYVLPRPYREIMADLYSDGSQRATTAAPAATQKSTGGCYIATAVYGSYDAPEVMVLRKFRDERLQRSAPGRGVIAAYYAVSPALAWRLPKHRRLSSQIRRVHDSVVDRLRSGSQLH
- a CDS encoding HEPN domain-containing protein codes for the protein MANDGVPLKVTLEPGEYRVEWQLPSASGEVSTFSGDLELIADRPPRGHVYGDVPVEWMGGAEGVASFPQTYVVPKVAGRLLNGQAVVLVDASVEIWFPERATIRARAALVGRESLAADELLVKRIEVQIEGLDAVAGIGPIGKVKIPMKREEGQKYLDWSWEAVGNPDSTQVWSDADAELELQFYSSVTAPEAFFFRVTFSPIVHIRPAEPLEFDDAFSSWIEPLRRVISLATGRKEKITYLALSLADGDTVRRFDVFGTSLHQAPYSSRGNDILKVERAFLLSPEDMSLLALLRHWQQLQDEHHPLLETYASMMFAPEQHPRSRVLLLIQALEGMHGHENAAAFSRRTTVHKEKRDAALSEAARLLSKDVVKFLRECLSRRPASSLQQVLGETLAAVPVDVTSRLDRSDLVTEVMRDPRKPTNSFDALRLVRNDLAHGSRGYDTEALHDVADLLDGVIRAHLLRLLGCSEDAQRRTQERRM
- a CDS encoding DUF4241 domain-containing protein, with the protein product MPESVSEWVPVLQLLLNAGALIGGAVIWKLYVDNLKAASELKDATIQSVEKSRDHWREKAEDLEKRSPEVVEKSLAERIQIRDGEINRLKEDKEFDKIALRTLEIDKAQLEQDLFRTQGFRAMLAFEDGYYDEPRNEVEPALPPEEVPKSIEVVYIGEVGVDSGQLMVTDPCYIDQEWQREQFALVRDTELADDAVYNYSYNGACNATLNGGGHGQLAYAMGHAGAGVAFQTAWGDGGYPVYAEKHDGRIVRVYVNVG
- a CDS encoding DEAD/DEAH box helicase, yielding MDQLRTYSAEHVESPDVALELPTGSGKTLVGLLIAEWRRRSRRERVVYACPTRQLALQVVDAGLRQGIELHALIDSHHDWEARHVTAYTRSEAIAVTTYSHIFNVNSHLADAKTIVFDDAHAAEGYVADAWALEVPRTSSVYGDLFDAFDGAIDPHVLGRMTGEGADTSSAHEVRLIPISAVADRLNAVDAVLDAGLTRRTPARYRFSMIRESLGSCLFYVSRDNWYIRPMIPPSFQHPPYVDPDQRVYLSATLGEAGELERAFGRSPIARIPSPSAWERTGSGRRFFVFPDLAQFDPSSDTVAVDPAGSDELTGLAELVQPSLSQRLADLAAKRLILTQRGAAAKEIADDLAVPRVERFHASDLTVEAFKRADRGTLLAANRYDGMDLADDTCRFMIMADVPTASHLQDRFLSSKLRAGDVLAERIRTRVVQGAGRCTRGPQDWAVVVIEGEGLLRYLSNPDHTQSMPVELQAEIEFGLAASGGSFSNVVALTRSALAQDEDWRQHGEPALADGRARATRSPQPLAGDLAGSAPREVDAWRLAWLGDWEAAGRAAVTVLEGLTAPKARAYRAMWAYFASAWFTKAAAAGNASAATRAADLLATAHRASPGSVWLREIQTIAANAVENEPCDETAIDNILSLRTGAFRSAATFSSRAQTMLGQLAQDQASPYELGLLELGRLLGAESFKPTGQGQADSAWIWEGLWISVEAKSEQTTDRLSMEYVRQANTHLASITHDRGVEDPPTGSVSVISAHSRLIDPNAVPIAAPHLYLTTTDVVLDIAHDAHRAWVAIRASVTGDADEATRAEIAKILWEHHVLPSQVKERLTPEPIRGL